The following proteins are co-located in the Desulfoscipio sp. XC116 genome:
- a CDS encoding ATP-binding cassette domain-containing protein: MIEKITILGGLDKEGSPEKIRQLDIKAGEVLAVVGPTGSGKTQLISDIEQYAEAETLTGRSVLINGQPVDRNKNKRLLRYLVAEVSQNMNFVIDMSIEEFLLMHAQVRAIQDPVKTIKDVLAITNQLSGEPVSFSTNLTQLSGGQSRALMVADVALISNAPVVLIDEIENAGIDRLQALEMLTGRGKVVLVVSHDPTLMLMAGQRVVMKNGGMDKICRTTPEERGILEGLIRVEREIARLREHLRKGTSIGTEDNKKEEWSLWQEFWCTVR, from the coding sequence ATGATCGAAAAAATAACTATCTTAGGCGGCTTGGATAAAGAAGGTTCGCCGGAGAAGATTCGGCAACTGGACATTAAAGCGGGCGAAGTGCTGGCGGTGGTTGGTCCCACCGGTTCGGGAAAAACTCAATTAATATCGGATATTGAGCAATATGCCGAAGCTGAAACATTGACAGGCAGGAGCGTTTTAATCAACGGTCAGCCTGTAGATAGAAATAAGAATAAAAGGTTGCTGCGCTATCTGGTTGCTGAAGTGTCCCAAAACATGAACTTTGTAATTGATATGTCCATTGAAGAGTTTCTTCTAATGCATGCGCAGGTGCGGGCTATTCAAGATCCTGTCAAGACAATCAAGGATGTGCTGGCCATAACCAACCAGTTATCGGGCGAACCGGTTTCTTTCTCGACGAACCTGACTCAATTAAGCGGGGGGCAGTCACGGGCGCTTATGGTAGCGGATGTGGCCCTGATCAGCAATGCTCCGGTTGTATTGATTGACGAAATTGAAAATGCCGGCATAGATCGTTTGCAGGCTTTGGAAATGCTTACGGGGCGGGGGAAAGTTGTGCTGGTTGTGTCTCATGATCCAACCCTGATGCTGATGGCCGGACAAAGAGTGGTGATGAAAAATGGTGGCATGGACAAGATCTGCCGGACCACGCCGGAGGAGAGAGGAATACTGGAAGGCTTGATCAGGGTGGAAAGAGAGATAGCCCGCTTGCGGGAACATTTAAGAAAAGGAACGAGTATTGGAACGGAAGATAACAAAAAGGAGGAGTGGTCGCTATGGCAAGAGTTTTGGTGCACTGTCCGTTAA
- a CDS encoding nitrogenase reductase yields the protein MPKLIVCGRGGCGKSTLVTLLARTLGAREKVLVVDTDESNLGLCKMLGQNPPEMSLMASLGGKSAVQKKLLASLQQENSEKANYFKENLSLADLPSACVNWDGMVGNLRIGKIEHSMEGCACPMGSITRSLLKELEVNNNEWVIADTEAGVEHFGRGILEGADLILMVIDTSYESVLLAEKAKGLAEEAHKKFFVVLNKVDEATEATLRRELADRGIEVGSAISHSSDISGANLVGNSLDANMQRDSMDKLVDKIVRLCS from the coding sequence ATGCCCAAGCTAATTGTTTGTGGCCGGGGAGGCTGCGGCAAAAGTACTCTGGTGACCCTTTTGGCAAGAACATTGGGTGCACGGGAAAAAGTATTGGTGGTGGATACCGACGAATCTAATCTGGGCCTGTGTAAAATGCTTGGCCAAAACCCGCCGGAAATGAGTTTGATGGCTTCCCTTGGCGGTAAGTCGGCGGTGCAGAAAAAACTTTTGGCATCCTTGCAGCAGGAAAACAGTGAAAAGGCGAATTATTTTAAGGAGAATTTATCTCTGGCGGATTTACCGTCTGCATGTGTCAACTGGGACGGTATGGTGGGCAATCTGCGCATTGGAAAAATCGAGCACAGTATGGAAGGTTGCGCTTGTCCGATGGGCTCAATTACCCGGTCTTTATTAAAAGAGCTTGAAGTAAACAATAATGAGTGGGTTATAGCGGACACCGAAGCAGGTGTGGAGCATTTCGGGCGTGGTATTCTGGAAGGGGCGGATTTAATACTAATGGTTATAGACACTTCATATGAGTCGGTTTTGCTGGCCGAGAAGGCCAAGGGATTGGCTGAAGAGGCTCATAAGAAGTTTTTTGTTGTTCTGAACAAGGTGGACGAGGCAACAGAAGCCACTTTGCGCCGGGAACTGGCCGACAGGGGAATAGAGGTTGGCAGTGCCATAAGCCACTCTTCGGACATCAGCGGGGCCAATCTGGTGGGAAATTCACTGGATGCTAATATGCAGCGGGATAGTATGGATAAATTGGTTGATAAAATAGTCAGGCTGTGCAGCTAA
- a CDS encoding ABC transporter ATP-binding protein, protein MFSLYEVVLHYGKLKVLEQFNLNCDRRQFICLLGPSGVGKTSILNILARIVKPQSGQVESDNRRLAYVFQEPRLIPWLTVEQNLHVGLYNLGLDFRQRCQRVESLLPVLGLAEFGGYYPGQLSGGMKQRVSIGRAFAIQPDLLLLDEPFYGLDENLKRDMQELLFSLGQWHACTTVMVTHDVKEALRLADRIIVVVGRPCQVMLDLYPEPDQRYEQSYTKQMEQILLDAINPVISSACQ, encoded by the coding sequence TTGTTTAGCCTGTATGAAGTTGTACTGCATTATGGCAAATTAAAAGTCCTTGAACAATTTAATTTAAATTGTGACCGGCGGCAATTTATTTGTCTCCTTGGTCCTTCAGGAGTCGGTAAGACCAGCATATTAAATATTCTGGCCCGCATTGTCAAGCCTCAGTCGGGGCAGGTTGAATCTGACAACCGGAGACTGGCTTATGTTTTCCAGGAACCCCGGCTGATTCCCTGGTTAACGGTGGAGCAAAATCTGCATGTGGGCTTATACAATCTGGGGCTGGATTTCCGACAGCGGTGTCAACGCGTGGAAAGTCTGCTGCCGGTGCTGGGTTTGGCAGAATTCGGCGGTTATTATCCCGGACAATTAAGCGGTGGCATGAAGCAACGGGTTTCTATCGGTCGCGCTTTCGCTATTCAGCCCGACTTGCTTCTGTTGGACGAGCCGTTTTACGGTTTAGATGAAAATCTTAAAAGGGATATGCAAGAGCTTTTGTTTTCTCTGGGCCAATGGCATGCTTGCACCACTGTTATGGTTACTCATGATGTAAAAGAGGCACTAAGACTTGCTGATCGGATAATAGTGGTGGTGGGGCGGCCCTGCCAAGTCATGCTGGATCTATATCCCGAACCTGATCAAAGATATGAGCAGTCCTACACGAAACAGATGGAACAAATTTTATTAGACGCTATTAATCCGGTTATTTCAAGCGCCTGCCAATAA
- a CDS encoding ABC transporter substrate-binding protein produces MKRKLMAIIVFFTLLIIPAGCAQKAGQEAPPTNTSAQQAGDAAKIADLNLIVGSAPGPVTYPLAQMAEQNSRILLKPWQTSEQLTAMITAKEVELCSTPISNAVLSYNKGLNVQLLMVSVWGTFYVMSTDSEVKSLPDLKGKEVAISGQGGIQDLVFRHLLIKNNINPDSDLTITYLDMPEASSRLAAGQLKYAVLNEPQSSIAALNAQKSGVQLHRVLDLTREWNKLPGQENARMPQGTIIVVNDSGVTPEQVAGFEKFYMDTAAWVNSHSEEMGPIVEKHVPSMKASAVSQSLKYARLQPRHAADCRSEVDAFLKELSQTADIRAFGGKIPDAEFYYQSK; encoded by the coding sequence ATGAAAAGAAAACTTATGGCCATAATAGTATTTTTCACTCTGCTTATTATTCCGGCCGGATGCGCGCAAAAGGCCGGTCAGGAAGCACCTCCCACCAATACTTCGGCACAACAGGCGGGAGACGCCGCTAAAATTGCAGATCTCAATCTCATTGTAGGAAGCGCCCCCGGCCCGGTTACCTACCCCCTGGCGCAAATGGCGGAACAAAATAGCAGAATCTTGCTTAAACCCTGGCAGACCTCTGAGCAATTAACCGCTATGATAACTGCCAAAGAAGTGGAACTATGCAGTACCCCCATCAGCAACGCCGTACTTTCTTATAATAAGGGTTTAAATGTGCAATTGCTTATGGTTTCCGTCTGGGGGACGTTCTACGTTATGAGTACCGATTCGGAGGTTAAGTCCTTACCGGATCTGAAAGGCAAGGAAGTGGCTATATCGGGGCAAGGTGGAATACAAGATCTGGTATTTCGCCATCTGCTGATAAAAAACAACATAAATCCGGATAGCGACCTTACTATTACATACCTGGATATGCCTGAAGCTTCCTCTCGTTTGGCAGCCGGGCAATTAAAATATGCCGTATTAAACGAACCCCAATCCAGTATTGCCGCTTTAAACGCGCAGAAATCCGGTGTTCAGTTGCACCGGGTTCTGGACCTGACTCGGGAGTGGAACAAACTGCCCGGGCAAGAAAACGCCCGTATGCCCCAGGGCACTATTATTGTTGTAAATGATAGCGGAGTTACGCCCGAACAGGTGGCTGGTTTTGAGAAGTTCTATATGGATACTGCTGCATGGGTTAATAGTCACTCTGAAGAAATGGGCCCCATAGTTGAAAAACATGTCCCTTCAATGAAGGCTTCGGCAGTCAGCCAATCTCTTAAATATGCTCGCCTGCAGCCTCGGCATGCCGCGGATTGCCGGTCGGAGGTGGATGCTTTTTTGAAAGAACTAAGCCAGACGGCCGATATCAGAGCCTTTGGGGGTAAGATACCTGATGCCGAATTCTACTACCAGTCCAAATAG
- a CDS encoding ABC transporter substrate-binding protein, with protein MARVLVHCPLNISRSLEQMLKDYGRDLEKRHGLQVEIETQPHRPEEDGLFKMCLEKGEIPELVIGQVNDFAELPEGYLEEYFRSLPGRFPLRSELAKAGFADEKGYFQPFVVIPFAMFYNPNLLGEKELPEAWKDLLEARWRKQVIMPDEYRMVSKIIRTFMQARYPERFADFRENVIHQGAPIDVVNAVDEGRYQLGITNIAFARISRNKNTRLIWPRDGIFCMPQVMVWSKKADERLLEIGDFLLSRQVQEYLALQTFIPASPDVAIPKLLTDHNFSLHWESWEHYLSVIKGSQV; from the coding sequence ATGGCAAGAGTTTTGGTGCACTGTCCGTTAAATATCAGCAGGTCTTTGGAGCAAATGCTCAAAGACTATGGCCGGGACCTGGAAAAAAGGCATGGCCTACAGGTGGAGATTGAAACCCAACCTCATCGTCCCGAGGAAGACGGTCTGTTTAAAATGTGTTTGGAAAAGGGCGAGATACCGGAACTGGTGATCGGCCAAGTCAACGATTTTGCCGAACTGCCGGAAGGGTACTTGGAGGAATATTTTCGCTCACTCCCCGGTCGTTTTCCGCTGCGTTCGGAACTGGCGAAAGCCGGATTTGCGGATGAGAAAGGGTATTTTCAGCCCTTTGTGGTAATTCCTTTTGCCATGTTTTATAATCCGAACCTGCTGGGGGAAAAGGAACTTCCCGAAGCGTGGAAAGATTTGCTGGAGGCTCGCTGGCGCAAGCAGGTCATTATGCCTGATGAATATCGGATGGTATCGAAGATTATTCGCACCTTTATGCAAGCCCGTTATCCGGAACGATTTGCCGATTTCCGGGAGAATGTGATACATCAGGGGGCTCCGATTGATGTTGTTAATGCCGTGGATGAGGGCCGGTACCAACTGGGGATCACTAATATTGCATTTGCCCGTATTTCGCGCAATAAGAATACCCGCCTGATTTGGCCCCGGGATGGTATCTTCTGTATGCCGCAGGTGATGGTCTGGAGTAAAAAAGCGGACGAGCGTTTGCTGGAAATAGGGGATTTCTTGCTGTCCAGGCAAGTTCAGGAGTATTTGGCGCTCCAGACTTTCATACCTGCTTCGCCGGACGTAGCTATTCCAAAGCTTTTAACCGATCACAATTTTAGTTTGCACTGGGAAAGTTGGGAGCATTATCTGAGCGTGATTAAAGGTTCCCAAGTTTAA
- a CDS encoding GTP-binding protein: MRFVIVAGTPSSGKTSVMMHTIRHLLKSKLVVAACKIDCLQTSDDERYRRLGIPVAVGLSDYICPDHFYVANLEEVERWAQDQKADVLVLETAGLCHRCAPAVHDCLSVCVIDNLIGIDAPKKVGPMLSTADIVVITKGDIVSQAEREVFRYKVETVNPQARILDFNGLTGQGALALKNEILSCKELAGISGQELKYPMPAAICSYCAGETIVGKTYQMGNVKKVDFGRLD, from the coding sequence ATGCGCTTTGTTATTGTTGCCGGCACACCCTCATCGGGGAAGACATCGGTAATGATGCATACGATACGACATCTTTTGAAAAGTAAACTTGTAGTTGCGGCTTGTAAGATTGACTGCTTGCAGACTTCGGATGACGAGCGGTATCGACGTCTTGGAATACCGGTAGCCGTTGGGCTAAGTGATTATATTTGTCCGGATCATTTTTATGTCGCCAATCTGGAAGAAGTGGAACGCTGGGCACAAGATCAAAAAGCGGATGTGCTGGTTCTGGAAACAGCAGGCTTGTGTCACCGTTGTGCGCCGGCCGTACATGATTGTCTGTCCGTATGTGTCATAGATAATTTAATTGGCATTGATGCCCCGAAAAAAGTGGGTCCCATGCTGAGCACGGCGGATATTGTCGTGATCACCAAAGGCGATATCGTTTCCCAGGCCGAAAGAGAAGTATTCCGTTATAAAGTTGAAACGGTAAATCCGCAAGCCCGGATTTTGGATTTCAACGGTCTTACGGGACAAGGCGCGCTGGCACTGAAAAATGAAATTCTTAGCTGTAAGGAGTTGGCGGGAATCAGCGGTCAGGAGTTAAAATACCCCATGCCCGCGGCTATTTGTTCTTATTGTGCGGGAGAGACTATTGTCGGCAAAACATACCAAATGGGAAATGTAAAAAAAGTTGACTTTGGGAGACTGGACTAA
- a CDS encoding ABC transporter permease, producing the protein MPNSTTSPNRNCYYLSGVFILVLGWQLLSMRYNQVLVPSPAETLQALAVLCKSGELGENLLITFQRQIVGLGAGIVIGLSSGLLAGYFIKLELLMRPLISFLLAVPAIIFVAVAMVWFGLGTKMTIFLVSLLVFPVIHTNTAEGLKSIDHDLLQMARVYNLPPLLTIGKIYLPGMRHYLIAGLSLAMASSVRLTIMAELLGAREGMGQRIAIARTYLETERLFAWILVLLIILVSLEFLLIRPLKHWSSYDKPESP; encoded by the coding sequence ATGCCGAATTCTACTACCAGTCCAAATAGGAATTGCTACTACTTATCAGGCGTATTTATACTTGTACTGGGCTGGCAGTTGCTTTCCATGCGTTATAACCAGGTGCTGGTTCCTTCACCGGCGGAGACGCTGCAAGCGCTGGCGGTCCTTTGCAAAAGCGGTGAATTGGGAGAAAACCTGCTTATTACTTTCCAACGTCAGATAGTGGGATTGGGCGCTGGAATAGTAATTGGCTTGAGCAGCGGTCTGTTAGCCGGCTACTTCATTAAATTGGAATTGCTTATGCGGCCATTGATAAGCTTTTTACTGGCCGTACCGGCAATTATATTTGTTGCGGTAGCTATGGTCTGGTTTGGCCTGGGAACAAAAATGACTATATTTCTGGTATCCTTGCTGGTGTTTCCGGTAATACATACCAACACGGCGGAGGGGCTGAAATCCATAGATCATGATTTGCTGCAAATGGCGCGGGTCTATAATTTGCCCCCGCTGCTTACTATCGGTAAAATATATCTTCCGGGTATGCGGCATTACCTGATCGCCGGTCTTTCGCTGGCGATGGCTTCATCTGTTCGCTTGACTATTATGGCTGAACTGCTTGGCGCCCGTGAGGGAATGGGGCAAAGAATTGCAATTGCCCGCACGTACCTGGAAACAGAACGGCTTTTTGCCTGGATACTGGTGCTGCTCATAATCCTTGTCAGTCTGGAATTTTTATTAATCCGGCCTTTAAAGCACTGGTCCAGCTACGATAAACCGGAATCGCCATAA